Proteins encoded within one genomic window of Oncorhynchus kisutch isolate 150728-3 unplaced genomic scaffold, Okis_V2 scaffold863, whole genome shotgun sequence:
- the LOC116362675 gene encoding pleckstrin homology-like domain family A member 1 → MLENGGKVLKEGLLEKRSDGLLQLWKKKHCVLTEDGVLLHPPKQHDHPHHYNHHGGGDTGKVKELHFSNMKTVDCVERKGKYIYFTVVMSEGKEIDFRCPQDEGWNAEITLQMVQYKNRQAILAVKSTRQKQQLLVVQLPGQKIIRSSPNVA, encoded by the coding sequence ATGCTGGAGAACGGCGGCAAGGTGCTGAAAGAGGGGCTTCTGGAGAAGCGAAGCGACGGTTTGCTGCAGCTGTGGAAGAAGAAGCACTGCGTCCTCACGGAGGACGGGGTTCTGCTTCACCCGCCGAAGCAGCACGACCACCCGCACCATTACAACCACCACGGCGGCGGAGACACTGGCAAAGTCAAGGAGCTGCACTTCTCCAACATGAAAACTGTGGACTGCGTCGAGAGGAAAGGGAAATACATCTACTTCACCGTGGTCATGTCGGAGGGCAAGGAGATCGATTTCAGGTGTCCACAGGACGAGGGCTGGAACGCCGAGATAACTTTGCAGATGGTGCAATACAAAAACAGGCAGGCCATCCTGGCGGTGAAGTCTACCAGACAGAAACAGCAGCTCCTCGTTGTTCAGCTCCCGGGACAGAAAATTATTCGGAGCTCTCCAAACGTTGCGTGA